The sequence TCGGGGGAGTTGTTAGAATCGGTCTTATTCATATATGGCAGTCTCGATGAACAAGCCGATTAAAGCTGCAGGCGCCGAACGGATGTGTTGTTGTACGTGTACCGTTAGGGGGCGCCGTGCGGCTGGAGATTAACGACTTGTAAATCGAACTTCCAGTAGTAATTCTTATACGGACGCCCGCTGACGAAAAACGTTAGCGGGCGTTTTTGTTTTTAGATGATCCGCGAAACGGCACGGCCAGCGGGAAACCGAAACCAGGGTGTTGAAGGAGAGAAAACGGAAATGATCGAACCCCACGGAGGACAGCTCATCAATCGTACGGCAAGCGGAGAAAAGGCTGCGGCGCTGGAAGTGGAAGCGCGGGCGCTTCCTGTGATCCGGCTGAATCCCTTTGAAGTTTCTGACCTGGAAATGCTGGCCATCGGCGCCTTTAGCCCGCTCGAGGGCTTTATGGGCAGCGCGGATTACACGCGGGTTGTTAATGATAAGCGCCTTGCCAATGGCCTTCCCTGGACGCTGCCGATTACGCTGGCCGTTAACAAGGAAAAGGCTGACAGCCTGAAGAAGGTTTCGCGCGCGGCCTTGGCGGATGCCAATGGCGAGCTCCTGGCAATCCTGGAAATACAAGATGTTTTTCACTACGACCGTGAGGCTGAGTCCGTGGCGGTCTTTCGCACGGCCAATGACGACCATCCGGGCGCACGCTACGTGGCATCGCGCGGTGACTGGATCATTGGCGGGCCGATCGAAGTTTTCAGGCGGCCGAACGCGGGAGAATTCTCGAAATACCGGCTGAGTCCCGCGGATACGCGCCGGATTTTCGCCGAGCGCGGGTGGAACACGGTGGTCGGCTTCCAGACCCGAAATCCCGTGCACCGCGCTCACGAATACATCCAGAAGGCCGCTCTCGAAATCGTGGATGGGCTGTTGCTGCACCCCATTGGGGGTGAGACCAAGTCTGACGACATCAGCTTGGAAGTCCGGCTGCGCTGCTACGAAGTGCTGCTGGAGCACTATTATCCACACGACCGTGCGCTGCTGGCGCTGAATCCTGCTTCCATGCGCTACGCCGGCCCGCGGGAAGCCATCTTCCACGCGCTCATTCGCAAGAATTTTGGCTGCACGCATTTCATTGTGGGACGCGACCACGCCGGGGTCGGGAATTATTACGGACCTTACGACTCCCAGAAGATTTTTACCGAGTTCGGCAAGGACGAACTGGGGATCACGCCGCTCTTTTTTGAACACACATTCTATTGCCGCGCCTGCTCCGGCATGGCCTCACAAAAGACCTGCGGGCACGACAAGCAGTCCCGTGTGATGTTGAGCGGCACGCAAGTGCGGAACACTCTGCGGCAAGGCGGACAGTTGCCGCCGGAATTCACCCGGCCGGAAGTGGCGGCGGTCCTTCATCAGGCTTTCGGCCAGGAGCAACTCCATCAGGGTGCAGCATGCTGATAGCTCTTCTTGCCTTTATCACCGGTATCCTGGTCGGCCTCACGGGAACGGGCGCGGGCGTCATCCTCACACCGCTTCTCCTGCTGCTGACGCCGTTCAGCGCGCTGACAGTGATTGGAACGGATCTGATGAGCGGCGCCCTCACCAAGCTGGTGGGCGTGGTTGAGCACCGCAAGCTGGGACAGGTGCGGTGGAACATGGCAGGATACCTTCTGGCGGGAAGCATCCCCGGTTCAGTTGGGGGCATCCTGTTTATCCACTATCTGAAAAGCTGGATGTCTGAAGCCCAGCTTGACCATGCGTTGAAGATTTTGCTGGGCCTGACTCTTTTTGGCGTCTCGTTTTTCCTGCCTTTCCTGCGCGGTCGGCAGCAGGCGGTTCACTCCGGCTTTGCGGACTTCAATTTGTCCGATGGCGGTTTCAAACTTATTCCTGTAGGAGCCATTGTGGGCTTCCTGGTTTCCATGACCTCGGTAGGCAGCGGAAGCCTGCTGATGATCGCTTTGCTCGTGCTGGTTCCTCTGCCGCTGGGGAGCCTGGTGGGGACTGACATCCTCTTCGGGCTGGTCACGACGGCGCTTGCCGGATCGTTGCATATGGAGATGGGGAATTTCAACGCCAACCTCTTCCTGCTGCTGGTGGCGGGCGAAGTGCCGGGGGTTATCATCGGCAGCCGACTGACGCGCAGGATACCGGAACGTTACATAACATGGCTGTTCAGCATTCTTTACTTTTCGCTGGGGGCGCGCCTGCTCATCGGCTAGATAGGACGCGGGTCGAGGCCTGCCGGCTATTTCACTCTGAAACGGACGAAAGGAAAATATGGATCTTGGAACAATAGATATTCCTGAGGTTGCTAAATCACTTGCCGGGAAGCAGCCGATCGAGATCATGCAGTTTGCGCTCGAAAACTATTCGGATGGAATCGGGATCAGCTTCAGCGGAGCGGAAGATGTGGTCCTGGTCGATCTGGCGGCGAAAGTCGGAGGCAAGTTCAGAGTTTTTTCGCTTGATACGGGAAGGCTTCATCCTGAAACCTACCAGTTTATTGACAAGGTCCGTGAGCATTACAGCATTCCGGTTGAGATTTTCTTCCCGCAGGTGGCTGCGGTGGAAAAGCTGGTCAAGGAGAAAGGGCTGTTCTCATTTTATAAGGACGGCCACAAGGAGTGCTGCGGGGTCCGCAAGGTTGAGCCGCTCAAGAGAGCGCTTGGAACTCTTGATGCCTGGATTACCGGTCAGCGGCACGATCAAAGCCCTTCCACGCGCGCGCAGGTGGCTGTGGTTGAAGTTGATCCCGTCTTCTCCACGCCGGAACGCGACCTGATCAAGTTCAATCCTCTGGCCAACTGGAGCTCCAGACAGGTCTGGAATTACATCCGCGAAAACAACGTTCCCTTCAACCCGCTGCACGAACGCGGCTTCGTTTCAATTGGGTGCGAGCCTTGCACGCGGCCGGTGCTTCCAGGCCAGCACGAGCGGGAAGGACGCTGGTGGTGGGAAGATCAGACCAAGAAGGAATGCGGACTGCACGCGGGCAACATCGAACAGGCGAAGGCGTAAGGGTTGCGAGCAGTCCGGCTGCGGCCTGCGGGTGCTCGGCGGCTCTTCAACGATCCTTTGCCCAAAGTCATCCCGGACCCGTTTGCCCTCAATTTGAGAATGGCGGTGGGCAGGGTCGAACGATCTCAGGGTAAACTCTGCGAAGGACCTGCTTTGTGTGGATTGGGCGAGAGACGACAGGTTCCTCGCTGAGCTCGGAATGGCAGAAGGGATATGAAAATCTTTCTCACCCCGCCAGGCCGGGTGAGGTTCCAGGAGCAACGGTTGATCAGGCCCGATTATTCGCCAAGCAGGGCCTTGGTTTCGCGTATTTCGTTGGGGCCGGCTTGTTGCAAGCCCTCATAAAGTCGGCCTGCAATTTCCGCAGCGTGCGGGCCGTCCATAGGCCGGCCGCCGCGCAACAGGACCACCACGACATATTGCGGGCGCGCGTCGGAGTAGGAAAGGAACCATCCCAGCCTCGCCCCGTCTTCACTGCACGTTCCCGTTTTTCCCAGAATCTGCACGGCGTTTTCACTTGCGCTGCGGGCTGTGCCATAGGATACCGCAGCCGCCATGCCTGCCCTCACTTCAGGGATTTCCGACTGCAGATCGCTCAGTTGGCGCCGAACCTGGGGCTGGAAGTTATCCAATTGTTCCTGGGTCCGCGGGTACTGCAGGTAGTAAAGCGTTCCACCGTTAGCGATGGCTGAAGCTACGGCGGCCCATTGCAGGGGCGTCACCTCAATCCCTTTGCCAAGATATGCCAGATAGCCCACCTCACCGCCAGCGGGGGCATCGGCTGGAAACTCGCCGGGCAAATCCCCCTGGATGTCCAGGCCCGCCTTTTGGCCCAACCCAAACTCGCGGGCGTAACGGGCCAGGACCGGGAAACCAACCATCTGGCCCAGCTTGTAAAAAAATCTGTTGTTCGAATGCGCCAACGCGTCGGTCACGTCGATCCTGGAGCGGCGGCCCACATAAAGCTTTGTGTCGGTCGTAATGATGCCCTGCTTCAGGGCCGCCAGGGCCACAATGGGCTTAAACGTTGAGCAGGGCCGGAAAGCGCCGCTGAAGGCCATTTTCTGGTTGACGACTGTGAGGATCCGCCCGTCGTTCGGGTCCACCACCACAATGCTTCCGTTCAGGTTTCCCAACGCCTGGAGCGCGGCCTGGCGCACGGCGAGATCTTCGCCTTCAGTGTTGTCTCCTGCGCCGGGGTCATGGTCGTAAGAGCTGACGAGCCACGGACTCCACCGCCTGCGAACATGCCGCCGCCGCGAGTGGGTGACGCGCCTGTGGATGGCTGTAGGCCTGGCGGCCGCCAAGCCCTGCGGAAGGCCCCCTCCAGGAAGAAAATCAAACCCCAACAACCCCGTCAGCGCAACTATCAGAACAACAAGCGTCTTCTTCAAAACCGGTCAAGTCTCCTCAAAAGTCTCCCATCGTCCGCAATAGCCCTCTCAGCTGCGGCCTCGCGCACTGTCTGCAGCATTCTATCGGCAATTCATACGGCTTCTGGAATTAAAGCCACTCAAAGGCGGGATTACTTCTTGCCTTTTGCTGCGCCAGCTTCCGCAGGTTGAGCCTCCTCGTGTCGTGACGGCAGATTCAGCGCCTTGCGCACCTCTGCTTCGATCTTTACGTAGATATCCGGATTCTGTTGCAGGAACTGGCGGGTGTTTTCCCGTCCCTGCCCAATCCGCTCACCCGCAAAGGAATACCACGAACCGCTCTTCTCAATCAAGTTCATTCCGGCAGCCAGGTCGAGCAGGTCGCCTTCCCTTGAAATACCCTCGCCGTAGAGGATGTCGAATTCGGCGTCGCGGAAAGGCGGCGCCATCTTGTTTTT is a genomic window of Acidobacteriota bacterium containing:
- the sat gene encoding sulfate adenylyltransferase yields the protein MIRETARPAGNRNQGVEGEKTEMIEPHGGQLINRTASGEKAAALEVEARALPVIRLNPFEVSDLEMLAIGAFSPLEGFMGSADYTRVVNDKRLANGLPWTLPITLAVNKEKADSLKKVSRAALADANGELLAILEIQDVFHYDREAESVAVFRTANDDHPGARYVASRGDWIIGGPIEVFRRPNAGEFSKYRLSPADTRRIFAERGWNTVVGFQTRNPVHRAHEYIQKAALEIVDGLLLHPIGGETKSDDISLEVRLRCYEVLLEHYYPHDRALLALNPASMRYAGPREAIFHALIRKNFGCTHFIVGRDHAGVGNYYGPYDSQKIFTEFGKDELGITPLFFEHTFYCRACSGMASQKTCGHDKQSRVMLSGTQVRNTLRQGGQLPPEFTRPEVAAVLHQAFGQEQLHQGAAC
- a CDS encoding sulfite exporter TauE/SafE family protein, with translation MLIALLAFITGILVGLTGTGAGVILTPLLLLLTPFSALTVIGTDLMSGALTKLVGVVEHRKLGQVRWNMAGYLLAGSIPGSVGGILFIHYLKSWMSEAQLDHALKILLGLTLFGVSFFLPFLRGRQQAVHSGFADFNLSDGGFKLIPVGAIVGFLVSMTSVGSGSLLMIALLVLVPLPLGSLVGTDILFGLVTTALAGSLHMEMGNFNANLFLLLVAGEVPGVIIGSRLTRRIPERYITWLFSILYFSLGARLLIG
- a CDS encoding penicillin-binding protein, translated to MKKTLVVLIVALTGLLGFDFLPGGGLPQGLAAARPTAIHRRVTHSRRRHVRRRWSPWLVSSYDHDPGAGDNTEGEDLAVRQAALQALGNLNGSIVVVDPNDGRILTVVNQKMAFSGAFRPCSTFKPIVALAALKQGIITTDTKLYVGRRSRIDVTDALAHSNNRFFYKLGQMVGFPVLARYAREFGLGQKAGLDIQGDLPGEFPADAPAGGEVGYLAYLGKGIEVTPLQWAAVASAIANGGTLYYLQYPRTQEQLDNFQPQVRRQLSDLQSEIPEVRAGMAAAVSYGTARSASENAVQILGKTGTCSEDGARLGWFLSYSDARPQYVVVVLLRGGRPMDGPHAAEIAGRLYEGLQQAGPNEIRETKALLGE
- a CDS encoding phosphoadenylyl-sulfate reductase, which translates into the protein MDLGTIDIPEVAKSLAGKQPIEIMQFALENYSDGIGISFSGAEDVVLVDLAAKVGGKFRVFSLDTGRLHPETYQFIDKVREHYSIPVEIFFPQVAAVEKLVKEKGLFSFYKDGHKECCGVRKVEPLKRALGTLDAWITGQRHDQSPSTRAQVAVVEVDPVFSTPERDLIKFNPLANWSSRQVWNYIRENNVPFNPLHERGFVSIGCEPCTRPVLPGQHEREGRWWWEDQTKKECGLHAGNIEQAKA